Genomic window (Spirosoma sp. KCTC 42546):
ATAATCGGCCCCGCTGAAGTGATTAAGAATGCCCGCCTGAATGTCGTAAAACTTGTAATCGGTATCGATTGATAGAATTTCAGGTTGAGGAAAAGACTCAATAATTAACTTTTTGGAATCATTGTCGGGCGCCCGAAACCGAACTTTAGCAAAATCAAAGCCAACCAGCACTTTCGATTTGGCAATGACCATCGCTTTTTTAGGGTCATTCAGGAGGTATAAAATCTTTTTCTGATCCTGATAATTATAAATCTCTGAGAAATAGCCCTCCGCCATTACCACCTTGAATACCTTTTCGATGCGCTCAAGCAAGAGTACAGAGTCCCGCTGAACATCAGTAGTGCCAGTTCGTTTACGCAGGGTATTGGCCAGGGCAACGCCCCCGCCCGCGCCGACGAGTAAAAGTAAAACGGTGGTTAAGAAATCCATAGTGGGCTAAATGTATAATGTATAATGGACAATGAAAAATGGACAATGAATCAGGACGGTGTTGCCCATTTTTCATTGTCCATTATACATTCTGCATTAAAGCCTACTTCGCGTAAGCCACCGCCCGCATCTCCCGAATAACGGTCACTTTAATCTGGCCGGGATACTGCATTTCTTTCTCAATCTTCTGCGAGATTTCGTATGATAACACGCCTGCCCGTTCGTCGGAAACATGATCGGCGTCGACCATGATTCGTAGTTCACGACCGGCCTGAATGGCGTAGCACTTGGTTACACCAGGGAAGTTACCCGCTAATTCTTCAAGTTCTTTTAGGCGTTTAATGTACGACTCCATCATTTCGCGACGGGCACCAGGACGTGAACCGGAAACTGCATCACAAACCTGAACAATCGGCGAAATCATACTGGTCATCTCGATTTCGTCATGGTGAGCGCCAATCGCATTGATAACTTCGGGATTCTCCTTATACTTTTTCGCCAGTTCCATGCCCAAAATGGCATGGGGTAACTCGGCTTCTTCGGGCCATACTTTACCAATATCGTGGAGCAGACCGGCCCGTTTGGCTAGCTTAGCGTTCAGACCTAGTTCTGCGGCCATTGTGGCACACAGCTTAGCCACTTCGCGTGAGTGCTGGAGGAGGTTCTGTCCATAACTGGACCGGAAACGCATCCGCCCAACCATTTTAATCAGTTCGGGATGCAGACCGTGGATACCCAGATCGATAACGGTGCGCTCGCCAATCTCCACAATTTCGTCTTCGATATTCTTGCGGGTTTTGGCCACGATCTCTTCAATCCGGGCTGGGTGAATACGACCATCCTGCACAAGCCGGTGTAACGACAACCGGGCAATCTCACGACGAACCGGGTCGAACCCTGAAATAATGATGGCTTCCGGGGTATCATCTACAATGATTTCAACACCGGTTGCAGCTTCCAGCGCCCGGATGTTACGCCCTTCCCGACCTATCACTTTGCCCTTAACGTCATCGGATTCAATATTGAAAACGGACACGCAGTTCTCAATAGCATGCTCGGTAGCTGTCCGTTGAATAGTCTCGATGACTACCTTCTTGGCTTCCTTAGTGGCGGTTAATTTGGCTTCTTCAACGATATTTTTGATGTAGGAAGACGCACGGGTTTCAGCTTCAGCTTTCAGTGTCTCGACCAGTTGATCTCTGGCCTGATCGGCAGATAGGCCCGCGATTTTTTCAAGTTGTGCAACCTGATCGGCCAGCATCCGATCGGCTTCCTGTTGCCGTCGGTCTACATCTTCCCGACGTTTATTGAGCGCGTCAATTTGCTGCGAGAGACTGTTTTTCTGTTGATTAATTTCGTTACGCTGCTGATTTAACTCGCCTTCGCGATTGCGTTGTTGATCGGCCTGTTGAGCAAGTTGCTGTTCCCGTTGCTTGAGTTTTGTCTCGTTTTGTAGAAGTAGATTTCGTTTCTGATTCGTTGTTTCTTCAAATTCTGTTTTCAGCCTCAGATATTTCTCTTTAGCTTCCAGCATCCGCTCTTTCTTAATCGTTTCGGCCTGTAGTTCAGCATTTTTTAAAATGGATGCTGCTTTCTCTTCCGCTTCTTTTTCGTGCTTCCCACGAACGCTCGCCATCATCTGGCGGCCAATTACTATGCCAATACCACCCCCTACGAGGGTAGCAAGAATCGTTAACCAAATGTCCATTGGACTATATCGTTAGGGTTGAACAAATATACCATCAACCTGCTGCGATACGAGTGCCCTGAACGCGAACTCGGAGTAATGCGGGGTGGACAGCCCGCCGGTTTTCTATGTTGTAATGGCCGGCGTGACGACCTGATCTAATTGAGTTATTTTGTCAAACACCATTTGTTGTAATCTCTGCATCTGTCGTTCTCCTCTGAGCTTGGTGACCAAGCAGTCGAAGGCTATCATTGCCAGGGCTTCCTGCGTTTCGGCAAAGCCCTTTTCCCGGTATTGCTTCAGTTCTTCCTGAATCAGCTTGGCGGCTTCGCGCACAACGGCTTCCGCATCCGGCTCTACATACAATTTGTAGACACGGTCGGCGATTTTTACGCGAATTGGCAGTTCTTCCATCGCTGCAGTCGGCTCAGATGGGGACTAATCCCCGGAGCCAATTTGGGTTTATGACAAACTACTCAAATGAGCTATGCACCGTTCTAATTCCCGGATATACTCGTCGAGTTGTTGTTTTAATTCAGCATTCGTATCTTTATCAGACGGGTTGTCTTTTACAATTATACCACTATCTTTTGAATTTGGTGTATTTTTTTCTGGGATAGTTGTTTTTTTACGTAGTTCAATCACTAATTTCTGCTCCTCTTTCAGGCTTTCCTGAAGCGCATCGTTTTCCCGCTCTAGCTGCTCTATCTGCTTTTTGGCCTCCGTATACAGGCCAGTGAGCGATACGAGTTTGTGCTCGAATCGCTCCACCAACGCAACGATTTGTTTTTCGCTAACCACGGTTTTAATGAGTGAATGAGTGAATGAGTGAATTAATGAATGCAGATTGTTTGCTATTCACTAATTCGCTCATTCACTCATTATTTACGGATTACGGCGCCTAGTTCCTGCTCGAAAGCACTCATGAGTCGCTGCATGGTTTTGTCAATAGCTGAGTCGTTAAGGGTTTGCGCTGCGTCCTGTAACATAAAACTTACAGAATAAGCTTTTTTATCCGTACCCAGATTTTCGCCCTCATACACATCAAAAACATTTATAGAACGCAATAACTTCCGCTCCGTTTGGCGTGCCAGTCGGCTAATTTGCTCGAAGCTAACCCCTTTGTCGATAACCAGCGATAAATCGCGCCGGACTTCGGGGAATCGAACCACTTCTTCATACCTAGCCTTACTGGTAGCCAGTTTCAGGAGGGCCTGCCAATCAAAATCAGCGTAAAAAACAGGCTGTTTCAGATCAACCAACCTGGTAAGTTTGGGTTGTACGAGCCCTAAACTGACAATTGGTTTCTTATTCACTAGGTAGGTCAATCCATACTGGAATAAGGTTGAATCGGCAGTTTGCGTCTCGAACGATTTAATCCGGAACAGGTTCAACACGCGTTGCACAGCGGTTGCCAGATCGTGGTAGACCACTGTCTGGTTTTTCTGAAGCCAGCTTTCAGGCTGTTGATTACCACTGATGGCTAAACTTAGACGCATACGTTCGATATACTTAGTCGAGCCATCTTCAAGTTTTACTTTATGATAGACCTTGCCAAATTCAAACGTCTTTAAATCCTTTTGCCGACGGTTCAGGTTGTATACCAATGTTTCCAGGGAGGAAAACAGGAGCGTTTGCCGCATTACAGACAGCTCGTCGCTCAGTGGGTTCAGCAAGGTTACATCGGTACCCGGCAATGATGCCCGGATGGCCTCATGATACGCTGGACGCGTGAGCGACAAGGTAAGAATTTCATAAAATCCGTTAGCCGCCATGAGTTGCCCTACGCGACCTTGCCATTGATCAGGATCCGTTTTAGGGAATTCTGATAGTGAATCGGCGGCTAGATGAACTGACAATGGGACGTTGTCCAACCCATAAATCCGAAGGATTTCTTCAATAACATCGGCCTCGCGCGTAACATCAACGCGGTAGGGGGGGACTACAGCCACAAATCCTTCGGTACTGATCGCTTCAGCCTGAATATCCAGTGCTTCCAGAATTCGATGGATTTCAGTATGATCAATCTGAATGCCAATTAACCGGTCAATATTCCGGTAGCGGACAGATACCTGAAACGGTTCAATAGGATTCGGGTATCTGTCTGTAATCTCAGAACTAATTGTTCCTCCAGCCACCTCTTGAATGAGTAGTACAGCCCGTTTCAGGGCAAATACTGGCATGTTAGGATCGGTCCCCCGCTCGAATCGGAACGAAGCATCGGTTTTCAGGCCATGATGCTGAGCCGTCTTCCGAACGGAAGCAGGAGAGAAGTAAGCGGATTCCAGAAAGATGCTAGTCGTTTGGGCCGACACGCCCGAATACTGACCACCAAATACACCCGCAATACACATAGGCTTTTCAGTATCGCAGATCATCAGATCAGTAGCGCTGAGTTTGCGTTCTACACCATCGAGTGTCACAAAGGGTGTACCTTCAGGTAAGGTTTTTACGATGACTTGCCCCCCAGTAATTTTAGCCGCATCGAACGCATGAAGGGGTTGGCCGAGATCATGGCAAACGAAATTCGTGATGTCAACAATGTTGTTGATCGGATTCAGTCCAATACTCAACAGCCGTTGTTTTAGCCAATCAGGAGATTCGCCTACAGTGAGGCCCGTGATCGTTACACCTGTATAACGTGGACAGGCGGCTTCGTCTTCGACCCGCACATCGAGGGTTAGATTGGCGTTATCAACCTTGAACGCTTCTACTGAAGGTAACCGCAAAGGCCGATTCAAAACAGCTTTCAAATCCCGGGCTGTGCCAAAGTGGGAGGCCGCATCAATCCGATTGGGGGTTAGACCAATGGCAATCTGGTAATCGGCTTCGAGGTTAAAATAACGGGCAGCGGGCGTGCCATTTGGTAGATCGGTACTAAGTACCATAATACCAGCATGCGACGTTCCAAGTCCAATTTCATCCTCGGCGCAGATCATACCTTCGGAGGCTGCTCCACGAATTTTGGCTTTTTTAATCTGAAAGGGTTGGCCAGAGTTGGGGTGCAACGTGGCTCCTACTAAGGCTACTACTACTTTCTGGCCAGCGGCTACATTGGGGGCTCCGCAAACAATGGGAAGGGGTTGGTCCGTGCCAACATCTACCGTTGTCAGGCTTAGTTTGTCGGCGTCGGGGTGTTTGGCGCAGGTGAGTACTTCACCAATGACAACACCTTCCAACCCACCTGGTACGGCCTCAATTTTTTCGACTCCTTCCACTTCCAGACCCGTTGACGTTAGCAATTTGCCAACTTCTTCGGGTGACTCAGGCAATTCAATAAACTCTTGTAACCATTTATAGGAAACTTCCATACAGAGGCAATGCAGATAATTACCACAAAGGTAAGGAGAAAGTGATGTAAGTGGAGTGCGTGGAGTCAGTGAAATAGGTGGCGTAAGTAGAACTGAATAGTTACGCCACCTATTTTACTGACTCCACGCACTCCACTTAGCCCTACTCATGAGCTATATATTTCTCTCCTGCTTTAACGGCTATAGGTAGTGTATTTTCGGTTGGAGGAAGGGGACATGAGTACCCTGAATTGTAGACACAGTAAGGGTTATAGGCGGTGTTAAAATCCAGGATAGCCCGATTAGTGGTTAGTTTGTCTGGATCAAGTTCCAGATACCGCCCACCCCCATAAGTTTCTTTTCCTGAGGTTGCATCACGGAACAGAATGGAATAGGTGTTTTCGAGCTTTACAACTAATAACCGGCAGGTCTCTCCATTCAGGCTAAATACCGCATGGGCGAACTTGTCATATACCTCTTCATTACCATCACTCATACGCACGACAAGTTTCTGGGTTTTATCTGCAAAGGGTTCCAGGCGGGCTATGACACGATAGGCTGGGTCCGGAGAAAAATAGCGTAGTCCAGCAAAGGTTGCTTTATCCTTGATGGGTGATTCACTATCGGTTCGAAAAAACTGATCTTTCTTAGTCCGTGCGGCATCTAGCTGCTGGCGGTAGGTTACTGGGTTGACCGACTCGTCCAGACCGTCGGCTGATGTCATATTGCCTCCATCGAAAAAGCTGTAGTACAGCACTACTAGGGCAATTAAAAATAGGCCTGTAAGTAAAAACTTATTTTTTTGCATAACTCCTGTAAGTAAACAACTTGTAAATCCATATTCAGCCAACAGTCAATGGTGATGAGGATTTCGTAATGGATCAACTATTATAATGTATTTTTGAGAGCTGACGAAATAATTTACATCAAAGGGGATTGTTGAACTGCTACGCAGGACTATTTTGTCGGTACGTATGTATGTTTTTACCGTACTCTTAGAAGTATAGATAAGGCTCTTTTTAGAGACTTCTTACTTTAATGGTATTTTAATATATTTAAGGCCTTAAATGACCTTTCTGGTTTCAAACGTAACTTACTTTGTAAATGGCACAACTTTACGAATTAAAAACATTTACATCGGGCAATGGTAATCTAACCGTTTTTGAAGATATCATTCCGGGTGTAATTCAGCGTGTCTTTTATATTTATGAAGCTGGGAAGGCAGCTCGGGCTGGGCATCGGCACCACAAGGCCTGGAATGCCCTCATTTGCCTGAATGGTAGTTGCCATGTATATTCTCACAATGGGCGTGAAGAACAAACATTTGAGTTGACAAATCCACGCCAATGCCTGGTACTGGAGCCTGAAGACTGGCACCTCATGGATGAGTTTTCAAGCAACGCTATCTTGCTGGTTGTTTCGAACGAACTCTACGACAAAGACGATTACATCTACGAACCTTATCCAAATAGTCGGCGGATTGGTGAGCCGATTATGGCTGATTCAGAATGATTTCCTTTCTGGATTTGAAGCGTGTGAACGAGCCGCATGAAGTAGCTATTCGAACGGCTGTTGAGCGTGTTATTGAGTCTGGATGGTACATTCTTGGTCGAGAAGTTGACGCGTTCGAACAGCAATTTGCCAACTACTGTCAGACGAAACACTGCATTGGGGTTGCCAATGGTCTCGATGCACTGACATTGGTCTTAAAAGCATGGGACTTTCCAATTGGCAGTGAAGTCATCATAGCGTCAAATGCCTATATAGCATCGGTGTTAAGTATTACTCATGCGGGCCTGACTCCGGTTTTGGTTGAGCCAGATCCTAGAACTTACCTACTAGATACAGCCCGAATTGAGCCTGCCATTACAGAACGTACAAGAGCTATTTTGCCCGTTCATCTCTACGGCCGCTGTTGCGATATGGATCCTATTCATACACTGGCGCAACGTTATAAGCTAAACGTACTCGAAGATGCGGCCCAGGCCCATGGAGCGGTTTATGGCGAAAAGCGAGCGGGTAATTTGGGTGATGCCGCAGGCTGGAGTTTTTATCCAAGTAAAAATCTGGGTGCACTAGGAGATGCAGGTGCTATTACGACCAATGATGATGCCCTGGCTAATCAACTTCGGGCGTTGCGAAACTATGGTTCAGCGCAGAAATACATCACTGATTATCGAGGCCATAATAGCCGACTAGATGAGTTACAAGCGGCTATATTAGCCGCGAAATTACCAGCGCTTAACTCAGAAAACAGTCGTAGGCGTGCGCTTGCCCGGATGTATTTAGCAGGTATTCGACATTCTGACATGACCCTACCGCCAGGCGATCAGATTGAGCAAGATGTCTGGCATTTGTTTGTGATCCGCCATCCCCGGCGCGATGACCTAAAAACTTATTTGCGTGAACAGGGCATCGGTACCGATATACATTACCCTATTCCACCCCATCATCAGCGAGCTTACGCATCCTTTGCACATCTTTCGCTACCAATTTCGGAGCAAATACATCGGGAAGTGCTTAGTTTGCCACTCAATCCGTCAATGACAGATGAAGAAGTGGCCTATGTTATTGATACAATTAATGGGTTTAGTGAGTAGTGAAAGTAAGTGAAAGTGGTTGAGTAAGTGGAGTGAGTGAACTAAGCACCACCATACTCACTCCACCTACTTTCACTTACTTCTACTATTTCACTAACTCCACTTACTTTCACACTATGAATCTGTCTGTTGTCATTCCTGTCTATAATAGTGAACGAACGATCGGTCCGTTGGTTGAACGATTGCAGACGTGTCTGACCGGACGGTCGTTTGAGATTGTCCTGGTGAATGATGGTAGCGCCGACCACTCGGAAGCGGTTTGTCTGCAATTGGAAAGCGAGTTTTCGACTGTTCAGTTTATAGCGCTGCGTCGAAATTTTGGCGAATTCAACGCCGTACTATGCGGCCTTAATCATACGTCTGGCGACTATGTAGTTATTATCGACGATGATTTTCAAAATCCACCTGAGGCTATCCTAACACTCATCAATCATGCAGAAACGGGGCAGTATGACGTTGTTTATAGCCGATATGCTCAGAAACAACATCATTGGTTTCGGAACCTGGGTAGCTGGTTGGTCAATACATTGACGACCTATTCGATTGGAAAACCCCGCGATTTGTATTTATCAAGCTTCAAACTGATTCGGCGCGAGGTTGTTGAGGAGATTATCCGTTACCGAGGGCCGTATCCATATATCGATGGGCTAATTTTCCGGGTAACGCGAACTGTTGGTAGTGTGGAGGTGCCACATAATAGTCGTGCTGAAGGTCGATCAAACTATACCGTTCGGAAGCTAATAGGCCTGGTCCTGAATGTATTTATTGGGTACTCTCTTTGGCCAATTCGGGTATTTACTATACTTGGGGCAGGCCTGTTCGGGCTAGGTTTACTGATTGGAATTTTGTTAATAATAGGTTGG
Coding sequences:
- the rny gene encoding ribonuclease Y; its protein translation is MDIWLTILATLVGGGIGIVIGRQMMASVRGKHEKEAEEKAASILKNAELQAETIKKERMLEAKEKYLRLKTEFEETTNQKRNLLLQNETKLKQREQQLAQQADQQRNREGELNQQRNEINQQKNSLSQQIDALNKRREDVDRRQQEADRMLADQVAQLEKIAGLSADQARDQLVETLKAEAETRASSYIKNIVEEAKLTATKEAKKVVIETIQRTATEHAIENCVSVFNIESDDVKGKVIGREGRNIRALEAATGVEIIVDDTPEAIIISGFDPVRREIARLSLHRLVQDGRIHPARIEEIVAKTRKNIEDEIVEIGERTVIDLGIHGLHPELIKMVGRMRFRSSYGQNLLQHSREVAKLCATMAAELGLNAKLAKRAGLLHDIGKVWPEEAELPHAILGMELAKKYKENPEVINAIGAHHDEIEMTSMISPIVQVCDAVSGSRPGARREMMESYIKRLKELEELAGNFPGVTKCYAIQAGRELRIMVDADHVSDERAGVLSYEISQKIEKEMQYPGQIKVTVIREMRAVAYAK
- the pheT gene encoding phenylalanine--tRNA ligase subunit beta encodes the protein MEVSYKWLQEFIELPESPEEVGKLLTSTGLEVEGVEKIEAVPGGLEGVVIGEVLTCAKHPDADKLSLTTVDVGTDQPLPIVCGAPNVAAGQKVVVALVGATLHPNSGQPFQIKKAKIRGAASEGMICAEDEIGLGTSHAGIMVLSTDLPNGTPAARYFNLEADYQIAIGLTPNRIDAASHFGTARDLKAVLNRPLRLPSVEAFKVDNANLTLDVRVEDEAACPRYTGVTITGLTVGESPDWLKQRLLSIGLNPINNIVDITNFVCHDLGQPLHAFDAAKITGGQVIVKTLPEGTPFVTLDGVERKLSATDLMICDTEKPMCIAGVFGGQYSGVSAQTTSIFLESAYFSPASVRKTAQHHGLKTDASFRFERGTDPNMPVFALKRAVLLIQEVAGGTISSEITDRYPNPIEPFQVSVRYRNIDRLIGIQIDHTEIHRILEALDIQAEAISTEGFVAVVPPYRVDVTREADVIEEILRIYGLDNVPLSVHLAADSLSEFPKTDPDQWQGRVGQLMAANGFYEILTLSLTRPAYHEAIRASLPGTDVTLLNPLSDELSVMRQTLLFSSLETLVYNLNRRQKDLKTFEFGKVYHKVKLEDGSTKYIERMRLSLAISGNQQPESWLQKNQTVVYHDLATAVQRVLNLFRIKSFETQTADSTLFQYGLTYLVNKKPIVSLGLVQPKLTRLVDLKQPVFYADFDWQALLKLATSKARYEEVVRFPEVRRDLSLVIDKGVSFEQISRLARQTERKLLRSINVFDVYEGENLGTDKKAYSVSFMLQDAAQTLNDSAIDKTMQRLMSAFEQELGAVIRK
- a CDS encoding glycosyltransferase family 2 protein, translating into MNLSVVIPVYNSERTIGPLVERLQTCLTGRSFEIVLVNDGSADHSEAVCLQLESEFSTVQFIALRRNFGEFNAVLCGLNHTSGDYVVIIDDDFQNPPEAILTLINHAETGQYDVVYSRYAQKQHHWFRNLGSWLVNTLTTYSIGKPRDLYLSSFKLIRREVVEEIIRYRGPYPYIDGLIFRVTRTVGSVEVPHNSRAEGRSNYTVRKLIGLVLNVFIGYSLWPIRVFTILGAGLFGLGLLIGILLIIGWLTGLFFSPGWGIVLWAIGTGLGLQMLFLGVLGEYLGKLFMAYSGLPAYVEKKAGSEEPRAGS
- a CDS encoding DUF1684 domain-containing protein, whose translation is MQKNKFLLTGLFLIALVVLYYSFFDGGNMTSADGLDESVNPVTYRQQLDAARTKKDQFFRTDSESPIKDKATFAGLRYFSPDPAYRVIARLEPFADKTQKLVVRMSDGNEEVYDKFAHAVFSLNGETCRLLVVKLENTYSILFRDATSGKETYGGGRYLELDPDKLTTNRAILDFNTAYNPYCVYNSGYSCPLPPTENTLPIAVKAGEKYIAHE
- a CDS encoding DegT/DnrJ/EryC1/StrS aminotransferase family protein; protein product: MISFLDLKRVNEPHEVAIRTAVERVIESGWYILGREVDAFEQQFANYCQTKHCIGVANGLDALTLVLKAWDFPIGSEVIIASNAYIASVLSITHAGLTPVLVEPDPRTYLLDTARIEPAITERTRAILPVHLYGRCCDMDPIHTLAQRYKLNVLEDAAQAHGAVYGEKRAGNLGDAAGWSFYPSKNLGALGDAGAITTNDDALANQLRALRNYGSAQKYITDYRGHNSRLDELQAAILAAKLPALNSENSRRRALARMYLAGIRHSDMTLPPGDQIEQDVWHLFVIRHPRRDDLKTYLREQGIGTDIHYPIPPHHQRAYASFAHLSLPISEQIHREVLSLPLNPSMTDEEVAYVIDTINGFSE
- a CDS encoding FdtA/QdtA family cupin domain-containing protein, yielding MAQLYELKTFTSGNGNLTVFEDIIPGVIQRVFYIYEAGKAARAGHRHHKAWNALICLNGSCHVYSHNGREEQTFELTNPRQCLVLEPEDWHLMDEFSSNAILLVVSNELYDKDDYIYEPYPNSRRIGEPIMADSE
- a CDS encoding DUF4230 domain-containing protein; this translates as MDFLTTVLLLLVGAGGGVALANTLRKRTGTTDVQRDSVLLLERIEKVFKVVMAEGYFSEIYNYQDQKKILYLLNDPKKAMVIAKSKVLVGFDFAKVRFRAPDNDSKKLIIESFPQPEILSIDTDYKFYDIQAGILNHFSGADYTQILEEAKQAMNERAMQSDLPKIANNQIQYMMYQLASSMGWQLQLPEAEQKKLEAIKAKAEEAPKLPAFLTPEVDEDDDI
- a CDS encoding cell division protein ZapA encodes the protein MEELPIRVKIADRVYKLYVEPDAEAVVREAAKLIQEELKQYREKGFAETQEALAMIAFDCLVTKLRGERQMQRLQQMVFDKITQLDQVVTPAITT